The following are from one region of the Harpia harpyja isolate bHarHar1 chromosome 4, bHarHar1 primary haplotype, whole genome shotgun sequence genome:
- the CXCR5 gene encoding C-X-C chemokine receptor type 5, giving the protein MGPVSYSSETYDLSQVELSGYYEDENTTPSLEGYFCFNPASSVVGNQRDPFRKVFMPLIYLLMFVLGTVGNALVLVILERFKRSRTTTENFLFHLTLANLALLLTFPFSVVESLAGWVFGKFLCKILSAVHKINFYCSSMLLGCIAVDRYLAIVYAIHTYRKRRARSIHLTCTAVWLCSLLLTLPDLIFMEVWTDDSNRSICYFPEVGIDGNNAWLATRFLYHTVGFFVPLLVMCYCYTAIVRALCQSQRLQRQKAVRVAILVTGVFLLCWSPYHIVIFLNTLTKLEAFTKNCLLEDQLDTAIMVTEAIGFTHCCLNPILYAFIGVKFRNDFFRILQELGCISQETLQEILEVTRKGSGIESDNTTSISTF; this is encoded by the exons ATGGGCCCTGTCAGCTACTCATCAGAGACCTATGACTTG AGCCAGGTGGAGCTGAGCGGTTACTACGAAGACGAGAACACCACGCCTTCTTTGGAAGGCTACTTTTGCTTCAACCCAGCCTCATCTGTGGTTGGCAACCAGAGAGACCCCTTCAGAAAGGTCTTCATGCCCCTCATCTATCTGCTGATGTTCGTGTTGGGGACTGTGGGCAATGCCCTGGTCCTGGTCATTTTAGAGCGGTTCAAGCGGTCTCGCACTACCACTGAAAACTTCCTTTTCCACCTCACCCTGGCCAACCTGGCACTGTTGCTCACCTTCCCCTTCAGTGTGGTGGAGAGCTTGGCTGGGTGGGTATTTGGGAAGTTCCTCTGCAAGATCCTCAGTGCTGTCCACAAGATCAATTTCTACTGCAGTAGCATGCTGCTGGGGTGCATCGCGGTGGACCGCTACCTGGCCATCGTCTATGCAATCCACACCTACCGCAAACGCAGAGCTCGCTCCATCCACCTCACCTGCACAGCTGTCTGGCTCTGCTCACTGCTTTTGACCTTACCCGATCTCATCTTCATGGAAGTCTGGACAGATGACAGCAACCGCAGCATTTGCTATTTTCCAGAGGTTGGGATCGATGGCAACAACGCCTGGCTGGCGACCCGCTTCCTCTACCACACCGTGGGCTTCTTTGTGCCCCTGCTAGTCATGTGTTACTGCTACACGGCCATTGTCCGGGCTCTGTGTCAGTCCCAGCGCCTGCAGAGGCAAAAAGCTGTCCGTGTGGCCATCCTGGTCACAGGCGTCTTCCTGCTCTGCTGGAGCCCATACCACATCGTCATCTTCCTGAACACACTTACCAAGCTAGAAGCCTTCACCAAGAACTGCCTCCTGGAAGACCAGCTGGACACGGCCATCATGGTGACAGAGGCCATCGGCTTCACGCACTGCTGCCTCAACCCCATCCTCTACGCCTTCATTGGAGTCAAGTTCCGTAACGACTTCTTCCGAATCCTGCAGGAGCTTGGCTGCATAAGCCAGGAGACCCTGCAGGAGATCCTGGAGGTGACGAGGAAGGGCAGCGGGATTGAGTCTGACAACACCACCTCTATCTCCACTTTCTAG